The Streptomyces sp. HUAS CB01 genome has a segment encoding these proteins:
- a CDS encoding FMN reductase: MDQLRLVAVSAGLSTPSSTRLLADRLAEAAQERLAERDRKVEVEVVELRDLATAIANNLVTGFPSPTLGAAIDAVTKADGLIAVSPVFTASYSGLFKSFFDLVDPQALTGKPVLVAATGGTARHSLVLDHALRPLFAYLRALVVPTAVYAASEDWGSGGDEYTEGLPARIRRAGGELAELMASRPARDEGTDELTEFDRQLADLRFD, from the coding sequence ATGGACCAGCTGAGGCTCGTCGCCGTGTCGGCGGGGCTGAGCACCCCCTCGTCCACCCGGCTGCTCGCGGACCGGCTGGCCGAGGCGGCCCAGGAGCGGCTGGCGGAGCGGGACCGGAAGGTGGAGGTCGAGGTCGTCGAGCTGCGCGATCTGGCCACCGCCATCGCCAACAACCTGGTGACCGGCTTCCCCTCGCCCACGCTCGGCGCAGCGATCGACGCGGTCACGAAGGCGGACGGCCTGATCGCCGTGTCCCCGGTCTTCACGGCCTCGTACAGCGGACTGTTCAAGTCGTTCTTCGACCTGGTGGACCCGCAGGCGCTCACCGGGAAGCCGGTCCTCGTCGCGGCGACCGGCGGCACCGCCCGGCACTCGCTCGTCCTCGACCACGCACTGCGGCCGCTCTTCGCCTATCTGCGGGCGCTGGTCGTGCCGACCGCCGTGTACGCGGCGTCGGAGGACTGGGGTTCCGGGGGCGACGAGTACACCGAGGGGCTGCCCGCACGGATCCGCCGGGCCGGCGGGGAACTGGCCGAGCTGATGGCGAGCCGGCCCGCCCGCGACGAGGGGACGGACGAGCTGACGGAGTTCGACCGGCAGCTCGCGGACCTCCGCTTCGACTGA
- a CDS encoding LLM class flavin-dependent oxidoreductase, whose product MQFGIFTVGDVTTDPTNGRTPTENERIKATVAIALKAEEVGLDVFATGEHHNPPFVPSSPTTMLGHIAARTENLILSTSTTLITTNDPVKIAEDYAMLQHLADGRVDLMMGRGNTGPVYPWFGQDIRQGIPLAIENYALLHKLWREDVVDWEGKFRTPLQGFTSTPRPLDGVPPFVWHGSIRSPEIAEQAAYYGDGFFHNNIFWPAEHTRRMVALYRKRYAHYGHGTPEQAVVGLGGQVFMRRNSQDAVREFRPYFDNAPVYGHGPSLEDFTEQTPLTVGSPQQVIERTLGFREVVGDYQRQLFLMDHAGLPLKTVLEQLDILGEEVVPVLRKEFANLRPAGVPDAPVHPAVAAARDTSTNGTTGTTGTTGKED is encoded by the coding sequence ATGCAGTTCGGAATCTTCACCGTCGGTGACGTGACCACCGATCCCACCAACGGTCGCACCCCGACCGAGAACGAGCGGATCAAGGCGACGGTCGCCATCGCGCTGAAGGCCGAAGAGGTCGGCCTGGACGTCTTCGCGACCGGCGAGCACCACAACCCGCCGTTCGTGCCGTCGTCCCCGACGACGATGCTGGGACACATCGCGGCGCGGACCGAGAACCTGATCCTGTCCACCTCGACGACGCTGATCACCACCAACGACCCGGTGAAGATCGCCGAGGACTACGCGATGCTCCAGCACCTGGCGGACGGCCGCGTCGACCTGATGATGGGCCGCGGCAACACCGGGCCGGTCTATCCGTGGTTCGGCCAGGACATCCGTCAGGGCATCCCGCTCGCCATCGAGAACTACGCCCTGCTCCACAAGCTGTGGAGGGAGGACGTCGTCGACTGGGAGGGCAAGTTCCGCACACCGCTGCAGGGCTTCACCTCCACCCCGCGGCCGCTGGACGGCGTCCCGCCGTTCGTGTGGCACGGCTCGATCCGCTCGCCGGAGATCGCCGAGCAGGCCGCGTACTACGGCGACGGCTTCTTCCACAACAACATCTTCTGGCCGGCGGAGCACACCAGGCGGATGGTCGCGCTCTACCGCAAGCGGTACGCGCACTACGGGCACGGCACGCCGGAGCAGGCCGTAGTCGGCCTCGGCGGCCAGGTGTTCATGCGCAGGAACTCCCAGGACGCGGTCAGGGAGTTCCGCCCGTACTTCGACAACGCCCCCGTCTACGGGCACGGCCCGTCGCTGGAGGACTTCACCGAGCAGACGCCGCTGACGGTCGGCTCCCCGCAGCAGGTCATCGAGCGGACCCTCGGCTTCCGTGAGGTCGTCGGCGACTACCAGCGCCAGCTGTTCCTGATGGACCACGCGGGACTTCCGCTGAAGACCGTCCTGGAGCAGCTCGACATCCTCGGCGAGGAGGTCGTGCCGGTGCTGCGCAAGGAGTTCGCCAACCTGCGGCCCGCCGGGGTCCCGGACGCCCCGGTCCACCCGGCCGTGGCCGCCGCCCGCGACACGAGCACGAACGGGACCACCGGCACCACCGGCACCACCGGCAAGGAGGACTGA
- a CDS encoding DUF6126 family protein has translation MSETVRESERESERWKERGVALRVFVYVFATHAFAGFVWLLFYVGQNAQK, from the coding sequence ATGAGTGAGACCGTGCGCGAGAGCGAGCGCGAGAGCGAGCGCTGGAAGGAGCGCGGCGTCGCGCTGCGCGTCTTCGTGTACGTCTTCGCCACACACGCCTTCGCGGGCTTCGTCTGGCTGCTCTTCTACGTGGGGCAGAACGCCCAGAAGTGA